Proteins from a genomic interval of Streptomyces sp. NBC_01445:
- a CDS encoding TetR family transcriptional regulator has translation MARPVNTEKRAELLAQVVEYVQRRGLANLSLSPLAEDIGTTKRMLLYYFGSRENLLAMTLAANRPDAHALFDGVADSADLRRSAHTLWNAITVGEQAGPIRMLLQLLSLAATDPEDYGDLAEETVEVMIGPIADAFTRLGHRREQARERATLLVSGLRGLCQDRLVTGDAARTDAAASHLIEAAVEE, from the coding sequence GTGGCCCGTCCCGTAAACACCGAGAAACGCGCCGAACTCCTCGCCCAGGTGGTGGAGTACGTGCAGCGCCGGGGCCTCGCGAACCTCTCGCTGAGCCCACTCGCCGAGGACATCGGCACCACGAAGCGCATGCTGCTGTACTACTTCGGCAGCCGCGAGAACCTGCTGGCAATGACCCTCGCGGCAAACCGCCCCGACGCACACGCACTGTTCGACGGCGTCGCGGACAGCGCAGACCTGCGCCGATCGGCCCATACCCTGTGGAACGCGATCACCGTCGGGGAACAGGCTGGGCCGATCCGGATGCTGCTCCAGCTCCTGAGCCTGGCCGCAACCGACCCGGAGGACTACGGAGACCTCGCCGAGGAAACCGTCGAGGTCATGATCGGCCCGATCGCGGACGCCTTCACACGCCTCGGCCATCGGCGGGAACAGGCCCGGGAGCGTGCGACCCTGCTCGTTTCCGGCCTGCGGGGCCTGTGCCAGGACCGCCTGGTGACAGGGGACGCGGCCCGCACCGACGCAGCCGCCTCACACCTCATCGAAGCGGCAGTCGAGGAGTAA